DNA sequence from the Penicillium psychrofluorescens genome assembly, chromosome: 3 genome:
TCGGTTCTCCAATCTCTGACGGTTGAGATCCTCTGTTCTGCCCGCTGCTTCTGAGAGCAAATGGAGAGCATCATGGGTATTGCTGATGGCAGGCGACAGCAATTCCACGGCAGTCCGATTCATCATGGGCCCGCCCTCAAGGCCATAGCCAGATGGTGCATGTCGGTCGCCGAGTGGGTACATGGACATGCGGAGGTTTCTCGAATCCGAGAAGGATGGCGCTGGGGCAGCCGGCGCATTGGGTGTGTAGCGCTGGCTGGTCGCCGCTGCGGGAGACGGCTCGGACCATTTGTGATGAGCGCGAATACCATCGGCATCGAAAGAAGTCGGCTCGGATGGCTGGAAGGGCGAGTCATGATTCAATGCCTCCTTCTGTGCGACCTCGCCAATCATCATGCGCTTGTCGCGGCGCAGAACGGCCGGCTCGACaggctcctcttcctcctctgctgcaTCGGAGAGCTTGCGCTTGCGTCGAGTGGCCGAGAACTCGCATCGCTTGCTTTCGCGACGGCACCGGACGCATGGTGGGGGACGAGGATTATCGACGCCTTTTTTATTTGGAGATCGTCAGCAAAGGTACAAgctcaaaaaaaaagagagacacagcagaagaatgccgagagggggaggggaatGAACATACTGCCTAAATCACACTTGACCTTACGTTTGCGACATGGATCGCAGGCCTGGTAACCGCGACGGTGTTGAGATTGCGGCGAAGGGGATTTCGCAAAGGCGTCCTGGCCAGCCATGCTGCTGATCATCTGTACTTGGGGAGGTGGATTGGGCGGGATGCTGGGGAAGCCGACGCAAAGCGAAGATAAGAGAGAGCGGTGGGGTGCTGACTAAGGGGACAAATCAGACAGACAAAACAGTGAACCCTAACTGACTAACATTATTGAATCAACGAATGATACTTATGTCGGAGCGGTCGTCTATTATTTACAACTTTATATGTATGGTTCTTGTTTCAGGTCACTCGATATGACGTAGATCCACTGGTGACGGCCAACCGCTTCCCCTTGTCCAGGCTGCCGTTCATTCGCGAGACCGACTCCCAGGCCTTGCGTGGTTGCACCAGTTCGCCCGACGCAGTGCTGTCTACGCTGCCTCGCCGTGACAGACTCGAGGTCCATCCGCCCGCCAGAAGGCCTCGGATGCCTCCAGCTTTGCGGGAAGGAATCTCTGTTGTGCCCGCCGTGAGCACGTAGAGAAGATACTTCAGATTGGGCAAGGTGTGCCGGATGTCCAACACACGCAGTCCCAGTTTGCTGAGCAGAAACTCAATGTTCTTGTTCAACAGAAAGACGCCGTACTCGAATCGGTAGTGGACATTGACCGGGTGCAGGGGATAGGTGCGGGTGGGGAGCGACACGGATACCGGGTCCTGGATCAACGAGGTCGACAAGTGCGGGCTGATTGGGTAAGGGACGGCCATTGAGAGATAGAAGGAGAGCAGATATACGAGGTGGGCAGTGTACCCCAGAGCCGCTGCAACGGCCTCACGGTCCATGTCATCAAAGGAAGAGTTTGGCAACGCTAACCCGGCAATGGTAAAGGCCAGCGGCTTGTCGGCGATCGGTTCGATAGGGTAGATGATCAGCAGGTCTTCAGAAATTCGCCGAATCTGGCCCTTGGCTTCGTCCGCACTGTGGCTGAGAACTTGTTCGCTGGAGACCAGTTTCTCCTGGGCGTCGGGAAGGTGGCTTCGAGCCCTTTCTTGGGCTTGACGTCCCTGCTCCATTGCCTCCTTCCGAGTTTCAATGCTGGAGATCAACTCGTCTTTGCGCTTGTTCGCCGCTCGGAGCCGCCGCCGTTCGGCGGCGATGGCCTGTCTGGTCAGGGACAGCCGGTCttgcgcctgcgccgcgtcGCTCACACTCATTAGCGCCTgttggttcttcttcagcataCCGCTGATCTGTGCCTCCAGTTTCTCGCGCGTTGCTAGCGCGTCTTGTATACATTCGTCCAGGTTTGCCAGTTTCATCAATGCGTCGTAAGATGAAGTGGGTAGCACCATCCCATCACCAGTAGCCCGCTGGCCCGTGCCGTAGAGAGAGGTCTCCACTGGTGGGAGATCGGTGAGATTGGTGTACACGCCGTCGGGGAAATGAAATAGAATGGAATTGGCAGGAAGCGGTTGGTGGAAGTTTTCGAGAGTTTTCCCCAAGAACTGCAAGGAGCGTAGATTGAGCTGTAGTTCCACCAACAGCATGTGGTCTGGCATcgtcgccgtcttcgcccaTAGCTTCAGCGTCAAGGAGTCCCGTCGGGAGACCAGCGGGCCGCACATATTCAAGTCCAAAGCCTGAAAGCTGGGATTTGTTGCGCTGTTGACCACCTCGCTAACATAGATCGGGGCTTCTGAGCCCTCGCAATGGATTGAGAACCAGGTATCCGCCATGCGACTGTTGGTGATGTCCTCCAGTCTGACCTGGCGCGTCTGGGGATTGGGATCATTCCAGGGGAGGGTGCTTCTCCGACGCGACGGGCGCATTTCAGGCCTCCTATCCTTTCGGTCGACATGGCTTTCTGAGCCGGTGCGCGACTTGAGATCGGTGAATGATCGGGAGGAATGTAGGGTACGGGCatcgtgctgggcgaggatcTTGGAAGGGGTCGTCAGGGTGTTGGGGATATCATCGTCGTCTATGGTCTTGCCACGAGCTCGACTTGGGGGTGTGACGATCAGGTTGCGGACGGAGATGCCATGGAGATGTCGCAGCTTGCGGTTCTAGAGAAGTCTGTCAGTCTGCTAGTGGATGCGGAGGTAAGCATCGACAATACCGAGGCGTACAGCCATGGCCGGTCCCTGCGTGAGATAGGGGGATCCTGCGCCGAGCCCATGATGGAGGCCGAGACAGAGAGACAATTATGTGCAGACGGGCAtaatggatggatggatggcgCTCAGTGGTAGTTGTCGTTGTGTTGTGATGCGGAGAGTCGGACGGGGCGCCAAGACCCCAAAAAATCCTCGACTGGCCCatgtcctttttcttcctccttccaaCATACTCAACTCAACCACCATTCCATCCACACCACGATTTCCTTTCCACTCCCTCCCGGGACTGTCCGCAGACTTTGCACCTCGGCCGCAATGGCCTCTGTGTCTATGCGCAAATCCTATTGGAAGTCCCTTCAAACAATCCTCCAGGAGGTCACCACCCGCGACAATGTCACCTTCATACACCCATCGAAGCTGACCGCCATTGGCTTCGTGCGGAACCCGCCAATTGACCCACAGACACCGATTCAAGGCCGAGTGCGGCATCCACGGTCCAATGCGACCAAGGAGTTCCAGACCCGAGAAGCAGCGAGGCTACGGAAGGCCCTGCACGCCATGTCGCATGGGAAACACATTTTTGCCTACCACCATGTGAGGACCAAGCAAGTGGTCTACTCGCTGACCCGAGAGCTGGAGGTGAGTGATGAGTGACTGTTTGATCAATTTCTACCACAATTGTTAACCTTGTCCCCGATGTCTAGGAAAACAACGTCCTCCGCCAGATGATCTACCACGGCAAGCAGACTGTCcccgccgagctgcgcaCCGATATGTGGGTGCCTTACTACTCTGTGCACTTTGCCGACCCAAGACTCGGGCTGCGCGCGTTCAAGATGCTTCGCGAGTTCTCGAAGCAACGCCAACTCAAGCCGCCCGCGGAGATGATCACCGTCACCCCCGAATTCCTGGCGAAGATTCGACCAAAGGACCCCAATCTTGCAAAACAGTTCGATAGGATCAATAAGCACCGGTTAGGCCACTtcatgtcgaagaaggagCGCGCTCGGGTCTTGATGGATCAGAAGGCCACCTCCATCGCCGATGTCTCTGCCGTGCTGGCCatccaggaagaggaaatcAACAACGGATTGCTGGACCGGGTTGGCAAAAACACTAAATACGACAAGCTCATGGAGACCATGAAGCAGATGCCTTTTTCCATATGGAGCTGGAAATTCACGAAGAAGGCTTGGGTTCGGGACATTCTGCAGGTCcacgaggccgagaagaaggtcgccGCGAGACGGGCTGCCAGGATCACGAGATTTGAAACCTGGCTCAGTGCCCAGACTGGCAAGACCATCCGGAtcagcgatgaggatggcaaCTATCCCCAGCAACCTGGGGAGTTCAAGATTCTCTGGCGCGATGTCTACGATGCGAACTACGCCGCTTCCTGGCCCAACAGCGTCGGTCACGGTGAGCTACAGCCAGGCTGGTGGTTTGCCAGGTCTACTATTCCCGTGGAGAGGCAGATTACCCAGCCCCAGCtgaaggcggcggcgaaaGCCCCGAAGGCGGAAGCGGAGGCGCACTAGaagcttctttctctcctttgGCAGGGATTCATTCGGCGCCAGATGAAAGATCCCCCTGATGATATTTCCACCTTACCTTGGACGATGTACCTTGATCatcctttcctttcctacCATGTCTTCTTGTGTATTAGGAGCTGTTAGCTGCATAAATTGTATTTTTAGACATACTCCCTCAACGCCAATTCAGAAACCAACCCATGAACCAATAAGAAAAACACTAGATAACAAGGATCCTGCCTCATCTCATATACCCATGATATCAATCTTCCTCTTTAATATCCGTTAATTGCCGCTGAAGCCCCCGGCGCCACGCCAAACAAGACATCCGCCTCCTGCTCGGCACTTCAACGAGAACCACCCTCTCCGCCGCCCTAACCAACTTCCCCCGTTCGTCCAGAGAATACGTAACCAAGCCCACGATATTCTTATCTCGATCCGTGATAATCAGATGCGGGCCCGTATCCTGCTCGGAAGCACCCCCAAACTCTTTCTGACCGCTGTAGTCAAAGCCAAAGTACACGTCAGGATAAGCCCATAGCACTGGTGCGTCTTGGCCAGGATCGAGTTCGAATCCCGGCAGCGGTTTCAGTGTAgctgtttcttctttgaagATGCCGTCGCGGTCGTAGTAGGGGAACGGTCGTGGGTCCGGGATGTAGTCTCCTGCGCTGTAATCGGAAGGAGTGGTGTCTTCGAGCTTGATGTGAGTCTTTCGAGGGAGTGAAAATATCTGTGAATGGAGTCTATCAGTTTGTTTTCTATCGCAAATCGGAACTGTACTAACGTGTCGTGGCGCTTTTCCCACTTGTTTGCTGAACCCGCAGCCCATTGTAAGTGTGTTTGAGGAAATAAATACCAAAAGCTTGAAATATCTTGTGTTGGGAACTTATAAAACTGAAGGGATGTCTGAAGTTTGCAATTGTGCTGTACATCTCCTTCTTTTTGTACTCCATCACCGGACAATCCTACAAACCATAGACGCTTTAATCAAACTCTCTAATCATTATCTGCCCAATTAGTTTCCAGGGATCAGATCCAAAACGGATCTAAATTGGCTATTATTGTCCGATCTTCGAACTCCTCCGGGGACCTAGGCGGCTAAGTTAGACGCGGACGGTTTTAGGTCTGTCTATTTCAGCGTTTGCAATTGTTTCTTATTTTAAAATAGGATCGGATGTTTCATATGAGCTTCCTGTAACAAGGGCAGCGCTTCGGCGGGGGATTGTCTGTTATAAGGCGCTTAGAGTGAGATTGGGTGATCTAAAAAGGGCATGGCGCTTAGTATGCCCATGCATACCTCA
Encoded proteins:
- a CDS encoding uncharacterized protein (ID:PFLUO_005069-T1.cds;~source:funannotate); protein product: MASVSMRKSYWKSLQTILQEVTTRDNVTFIHPSKLTAIGFVRNPPIDPQTPIQGRVRHPRSNATKEFQTREAARLRKALHAMSHGKHIFAYHHVRTKQVVYSLTRELEENNVLRQMIYHGKQTVPAELRTDMWVPYYSVHFADPRLGLRAFKMLREFSKQRQLKPPAEMITVTPEFLAKIRPKDPNLAKQFDRINKHRLGHFMSKKERARVLMDQKATSIADVSAVLAIQEEEINNGLLDRVGKNTKYDKLMETMKQMPFSIWSWKFTKKAWVRDILQVHEAEKKVAARRAARITRFETWLSAQTGKTIRISDEDGNYPQQPGEFKILWRDVYDANYAASWPNSVGHGELQPGWWFARSTIPVERQITQPQLKAAAKAPKAEAEAH
- a CDS encoding uncharacterized protein (ID:PFLUO_005070-T1.cds;~source:funannotate), which encodes MGCGFSKQVGKAPRHIFSLPRKTHIKLEDTTPSDYSAGDYIPDPRPFPYYDRDGIFKEETATLKPLPGFELDPGQDAPVLWAYPDVYFGFDYSGQKEFGGASEQDTGPHLIITDRDKNIVGLVTYSLDERGKLVRAAERVVLVEVPSRRRMSCLAWRRGLQRQLTDIKEED
- a CDS encoding uncharacterized protein (ID:PFLUO_005068-T1.cds;~source:funannotate), whose translation is MGSAQDPPISRRDRPWLYASNRKLRHLHGISVRNLIVTPPSRARGKTIDDDDIPNTLTTPSKILAQHDARTLHSSRSFTDLKSRTGSESHVDRKDRRPEMRPSRRRSTLPWNDPNPQTRQVRLEDITNSRMADTWFSIHCEGSEAPIYVSEVVNSATNPSFQALDLNMCGPLVSRRDSLTLKLWAKTATMPDHMLLVELQLNLRSLQFLGKTLENFHQPLPANSILFHFPDGVYTNLTDLPPVETSLYGTGQRATGDGMVLPTSSYDALMKLANLDECIQDALATREKLEAQISGMLKKNQQALMSVSDAAQAQDRLSLTRQAIAAERRRLRAANKRKDELISSIETRKEAMEQGRQAQERARSHLPDAQEKLVSSEQVLSHSADEAKGQIRRISEDLLIIYPIEPIADKPLAFTIAGLALPNSSFDDMDREAVAAALGYTAHLVYLLSFYLSMAVPYPISPHLSTSLIQDPVSVSLPTRTYPLHPVNVHYRFEYGVFLLNKNIEFLLSKLGLRVLDIRHTLPNLKYLLYVLTAGTTEIPSRKAGGIRGLLAGGWTSSLSRRGSVDSTASGELVQPRKAWESVSRMNGSLDKGKRLAVTSGSTSYRVT